GCTTCGTCCACGTGTCGAGTCACTTCGCCGCCGCCTACTGCTCCAGCCCGTTCGCCGCTCGCGGTGAGGACTCCTTCGTCCTGGTCTGGGACGGTGGCACCTTCCCCCGGCTGTACTTCGTCGACGCCGAACACGGCACCGTCGAGAACGGCGGGGAGGTCTTCCCCCTGATCGGCCACTCCTATGCCATGGCTGCCCAGTACTTCGGGCCATGGGCGCGCAGGTCCGGCGACCGGTCCAAGGTGGTGGACGACCTGTCCGTAGCCGGAAAGCTGATGGCGTACATCGCGCTGGGAGAGCCCAAGGACGCGATCCAGGAAGCCCTTCGCGACGCGTTCCACAAGAGTTTCGAAGCCCCCACCCAGGCCGTCGCGCAGTACCGCCAGGCGGTCACCGGCTGTGGCAGCAACGGCGAACCCTCACACCGTTACGTCCACGGGTACCTCAGTGACGCCGCTGAGCAGATCGGCACGCTCGGCGTCTCCGACGAGGATGTCCTCGCCAGCATGCACCAGTTCATGGAGGACCTTCTGGTCGAGCGGATCGTCGAGAAGGCCCGGCGATGGAAGGGGGACGGCCCCTGGAACCTCGCTTTCGCCGGTGGCTGCGCGCTGAACATCAAGTGGAACAGCGCGCTGCGTGCCCACCCACTGTTCAGGGATGTCTGGGTACCGCCCTTCCCCGACGACTCGGGGTCCGCCATCGGCACCGCCTGCGCCGCCTACGCGCACCTCAAGGGGGTGTCCGCTGTCCAGTGGAACGCCCGCACCGGGCCGAGCCTGGTTGCCACCCCTGATGTCCCCGAGGGCTGGACCTCTCGCGACTGTACGGTCGACGAGGTAGCCAAGATCCTGCACGAGACCGGCAAGCCGCTCGTCTTCCTGCACGGGAACGCGGAACTCGGCCCCCGGGCGCTCGGCGCACGCAGCATCATCAGCGTGGCCACCGACCCCGCGGCCAAGGACCTGCTGAACGAAATCAAGGAGCGGGAGTACTACCGCCCGGTGGCACCGATCTGCCTCGTCGAGCACGCGGAGGAGATCTTCGACCCCGGGACGCCGGACCCGTACATGCTCTTCGACCACGACGTCCGCCCGGACTGGGTGGAGCGGGTACCGGCCGTCATACACCTCGACGGCACCGCCCGCCTTCAGACCGTCAGCGTGGACGAGGACCCCGTACTCACCGATCTGCTGCGCTCCTACCACGCGCTCAGCGGAGTCCCGGTGCTCTGCAACACCAGCGCGAACCTCAACGGCAGGAGCTTCTTCCCGGACGCCGCTTCGGCCATGAAGTGGGGCCGGACCGACCACGTGTGGGCTGACGGGACTCTCTACAGCAAGAGCTGAAGGCCACTCGCGGGAGACGGCTGCCTCCGGTCAGGCCCGCCTCCTCCATGCCATGAACCTTCTCTCGGAGGATGAAACAAATTGACCAGTCAGACGAACAACCAGATCTACTTCCCGGACGCCGATGTCGCGCTGAACGAAGATGGCACTCGATTCGCGTCCTATCGCCGCGATGACACACAAGTGACCATCATTCATATCCCGCCGCACGGCTCCTTGGCGGCCCCCGCCGGCACGGAGTCCCGGGTAGGGATGGTCGTTCAGGGTCGGCTCTCCGTGACCGTCGGAGGTGTGACGAGGTCGATGGAGGCCGAGCGTGACGTCTACGTCGCCCCTCCCGGAGTGGACGTCTCGATTGCGAATAATTCCTCTGAAGAAGTCGTCGCACTCGAAATAAAACGCGCTCACGAGGGTGATTCCACACCCACCCCGAGTGAGTACTTCCTTGGCCCGTACGAGTCCCGCAAGTTCGTCGGGATGGACGTCACGTTCTTCGTGAACAACTGGATCGAGCTCATGCTCGCAGATATCCCCAGCGGCGGCGAGATGCCCTACCACAAGCACTCTCATGAGCAGGTCGGGATATGTCTGGACGGGCGCTACGAAATGACGGTCGAGAAGACGAGCAGCGAGCTGACGTTCGGCGGCACCTACTTCTGTGTGAGTCAGGAGGGTCACGGTGCCGTCAACCCCAACTCCGGTGTGGCGCGTTCCCTGAACATCTTCATTCCGCCCCGGTATCACCGGGTCTCCAAGCTGAAGAACGAGAAGGAAGCCCAGTGACACCAGCAGCGTGCGAACCGGACGGAAACCGCGAAGCCGGGCGTGCAGCAGCGGTCCACGTTCTCAAGTTGTGTCGAGAGGATGCACCATGATTCGCCATATCGTACTTTTCAAATTCAAGCCGGGCGTCGACTGGACTGATCCCAGGGCTTTGGCGGCGGAGCGCACTGCGGCTCAGGTGGGCAGTGAAGTGCCTGAGGTAAAAGAATGGCGAGTCGGCCGCAATGTGTCCCCTCGGGAGGTCGCTTACGACTTTCTTGTTGACGGGCTCCTCGAGGACATGGACAAGGTCGAAAGCTACCTTGTCCACCCCTTTCACCAGGATGCGATTCGGCAGTGGCGGGAGATCAGTGACTGGGTCATCGCCGACGTCGAGGTATAGCCCGGGTGCCACCGCGGACTCGTAGGCCCTGAGGGACACTCCGCCTCCCCCGCCCCAGTCGACTTGAAGAAGGACCGGCCCCGCCTCGGCTCATGCCGAGGCGGGGCATCTGCGTCGCCACGCGCTTCAGCGCTGTCCGAGGGGCTTCCAAGGGAGTTTTCGCCGGCCGAGGGGACAGCCCCGAGCCACCGGCAGATCGTGAAGGGCCTCTGTGAATCAGAGGCCCTTGAGAAGGAAAAGCCGCAGGTGGCGGCAGACGAGTCGGGCTGTACGCCGGGTTCTGTCGCCCTCCCTGTAGAGGGTCATGTCCCGTGACGTGGTGTAGGTGATCACTCGTGTGTGCCGAGCAGGAGGGTTGTGGTGTCCGGATAGAGGCTGTCCATGCTCTCGATGGAGAGGTAGCGGCGGGGGAAGGCAATCCATTCGTCGTGGAGTTCGGCGAGGACGGCGGTGGCGAGCCGGTTGACGGCTGCGGTGTTCGGGAAGACCTGGACGACGTCGGACCGGCGTTTGATCTCCCTGTTCAGCCGTTCGAGCGGGTTGGTCGACTGAATCTTCTTCCAGTGCTGGTGGGGCAAGTCCGCGAAGGCGGTCAGGTCCACCTTCGCGCCCAGCAGCATCTCTTGGACCTTGGGGAACTGCTCGCCGATCTGCGCGGTGGCCTCGGGCAACTCGATCGACCCCGCCCGCCACCATCCGCCGCCGGACCGGCTCCACCACCTCCCGCGCGCCCGGCACCACATGGCACCATCAAGTGCCATGTGGCGCCACCTGGGGCAGACAAGCCCCCTCCTCCCACTTTCGCCCACTCCGAGGACATACGTTTACGCAGGCCAAGACCGCCCCGCCGAGGGCGATCCCGACAGTCGCACCATGTGGCTTGCATGTGGCGTCATCGTGGTGCCATGATGGCGTCATGGACCTCACCTCGCACGTCGCCCCCTCCGCCGCGATGGGCGAGCTCACCCGTAAACCCGCCCCGGGCCTGGTCAGCGTACGACTGCGCGGACTCGCCCCCGGGTTCGTCGTGACACTGCCGGCCGATGGCACCACCCCCGGCAGTATCGACATCCGCCGCACCGACGCCTGACCCCCGCCGGGGCCGCCGGTCCCGGAGCACCCGGCCCCCAGCCCACCAGCCGTTCTCAGCCTTCCAACGGGAGAGCCCCATGTCTTCGTCTGTCATGCCCACATCCAGAAAGGGTGGCGGTCGCCCGTCGCCGGACGCCGTCTCCGCCGTCGGTCTGCGCAAGTCCTACGGCGACAAGGTCGTCCTCGACGGAATCGACCTCACGATCCCCGCAGGCACGGTCTTCGCGCTGCTCGGCCCGAACGGCGCCGGCAAGACCACCGCCGTGAAGATCCTCTCCACCCTCATCACCGCCGACGCCGGCGAACTGCACGTCGGCGGCCACGACCTGGCCACCGACCCGCAGGCCGTACGCGCCGCGATCGGCGTCACCGGGCAGTTCTCCGCCGTCGACGGGCTGATCACCGGCGAGGAGAACATGCTCCTCATGGCGGATCTGCACCACCTGCCCAAGAGCGAAGGGCGGCGGGTCGCCGCCGAACTCCTTGACCGCTTCGACCTCGCGGACGCCGCGAAGAAGCCCGCCGCCACCTACTCCGGCGGCATGAAGCGCCGTCTCGACATCGCCATGACCCTGGTCGGCAACCCGCGGATCATCTTCCTCGACGAGCCGACCACCGGACTCGACCCCCGCTCCCGTCACAACATGTGGCAGATCATCCGCCAACTCGTCTCCGACGGGGTCACCGTCTTCCTCACCACCCAGTACCTGGACGAGGCCGACGAACTCGCCGACCGCATCGCCGTACTGAACGACGGAAAGATCGCCGCCGAGGGCACCGCGGACGAGCTCAAGCGCATCGTGCCCGGCGGACACATCCGACTCCGCTTCACCGACCCGGCCGTCTACCGGTCGGCCGCGTCCACTCTGGGCGAGGTCACCCGGGACGACGAGGCCCTCTCGCTGCAGATCCCCAGCGACGGCAGCCAGCGGGAGCTGCGCGCCCTTCTCGACTGGCTGGACGTCGCCGGCGTCGAGGCCGACGAACTGACCGTGCACACCCCCGACCTGGACGACGTGTTCTTCGCCATGACAGGCAGCAAGCAGCCGGCCCAGGCCGCCCAGTCCAAGGAGACAGTCCGATGAGCGCCCTCTCCCTCGCCGCCCGCGACTCGTCCACGATGCTGCGCCGCAACCTCCTGCACGCCCGGCGCTACCCCTCCCTCACCCTGAACCTGCTCCTGACCCCGATCATGCTGCTCCTGCTCTTCGTCTACATCTTCGGCGACGTCATGAGCGCCGGAATCGGCGGCCCGGGCGCCAGCCGCTCCGACTACATCGCCTACATCGTCCCCGGCCTGCTGCTGATGACCATCGGCAGCACCACCATCGGCAGCGCCGTCTCCGTCTCCAACGACATGACCGAAGGCATCATCGCCCGCTTCCGCACCATGGCCATCCATCGCGGCTCCGTGCTCATCGGGCACGTCGTCGGCAGCGTCCTGCAATGCGTCGCCAGCGTGGTCCTCGTCGGCGCCGTCGGCGTGGCCATCGGCTTCCGCTCCACCGACGCCACCAGCCTCGAATGGCTGGCCGCCTTCGGACTGCTCGTCCTCTTCTCCACCGCGTTCACCTGGATCGCCGTCGGCATGGGCCTCATCAGCCCCAACGCCGAAGCCGCCAGCAACAACGCGATGCCGATGATCCTGCTGCCGATGCTGTCCAGCGCTTTCATCCCCGTCGACACCATGCCGGGCTGGTTCCAGCCGATCGGCGAGTACCAGCCCTTCACCCCCGCCATCGAAACGCTCCGGGGTCTGCTGCTCGGCACCGAGATCGGCAACAACGGATGGCTCGCCATCGGCTGGTGCGTGGGCCTCACCGTCCTCGGGTACTTCTGGTCGACCTCGAAGTTCAACAGCGACCAGAAATAGCCGCTGAGATCGCGGACCGGCCGGCGCGGCGGCAGAGGGGAAGGGCCGGCGCGACGGCCCGGGTCCGACGGCCCCGGAGCCGGTCAGGCCATCCGTACCACCTGACCGCTGTGCCGGGCGCGTTCCGCCGCCCAGACCACCAGGTGCGAGCGCAGAGCCTCGTCCGGGCCGGTGTTCACCAGCTCGCGGTCGTCGTCGGCTATCGCCGCGAGGAACGCCCGGATCAGCTCGTCGTCCGCGCCGCCGTGACCGTCCGCTGCCGACGCCCCGCCCTCGGGGTCGAAGTCGAAGACCTCCCGGGTGTCGGTGAGGAAGTCGTGGAGCGTGAGCGTACGGCCGTCGCCGTCGAGGGAGCCGTGGGTACCGAACACCCGCGTCTTGCGGAAGTCGAGACCGGTGAAGGCGGTCATGGTGAACGAGGCGGTGGCTCCGCCCTCGTACTGGAGGTTCACCACCTGGTGGTCCACGACGTCGTTGCGGCCGTTGTAGACGCACTCACCGTAGGGGCCGTCCTGGAGCGCCTTCGTCAGCCCGGCGCTCGTCACGTCGTCGGTGAGCACACCGAGCGGCCACTGCTCGAAGACCGGGTCGCCGAGGAAGCGTTCGTAGATGCGCGGGGCGGAATAGGCGCAGGTGCGTTCGACGGGGCAGGTGACGCAGCGGTCGCCGGCGCCCTCCGGCTTGTTCTCGGGACGGAAGTGGAAGAGGTTGCCGAAGGAGGAGACCTGTTCCACCGGCTTGCCCACCACATGGCCGAGCCAGTCGATGTCGTGGCACGACTTGGCGAGCAGCATCGATGACGACTCCGCTTCGATGCCCCACTTCCCTCACACCGTCTTCGAGTTCACCGCGGGAGACCCCGCGTACCTCAAGAACGGCAGCCTGGCGGTGGGGACTTCGTACACCGAGCACCGTACGGTGAGCCTGGCCAAGCAGGGCGGCACCTGGGTCATCACCGGCATCCGGCGGACACCGCTGGAGCGCCCGGCTCCGAAGCCCGCCGCCCGGTAGGACGACGCCGCCGGTCCCGCGCTACGCCACCACGCCCCGCTCCGCCAGCAGTTCGGACACCCGGTCCAGCGGCAGCGCCGGGACGTGGTGGCCGGCCCGGCCGGTCATCGACTGCGCGCCGGTGAGCACGTTGAGGACCGCCTCCTCCACCGACTCGACCACCGCGCCGTAGAAGGGGTCCATCCGGCCCCATGGCACGAAACGCATCGACTCGTACGGGGCGCTGCCGTCGTCCTCGGGGAACGTACTGGTCAGAGCACCCTCGTTGGCCGTGGAGAAGGCCAGGAAGATGTCGCCGGAGAAGTGGCTGCCGGTGGTTCCGGTGCGGGCGAGGCCGAGGGTCGCCCGCCGGGCCAGCGCCTTGCACTGGCCCGGCAGCAGGGGCGCGTCGGTGGCCACCACCACGATCACCGAGCCGGCCCCGGGCGGGACCTGGCGCTCACCGTCGGACTCCGGCGCGGGCCCGTCGGGCAGTTCGCGGCCCACCGGGACTCCGGCCACCACCAGTTCGCGCCGCGCGCCGAAGTTGGCCTGCACGAAGGCGCCCACGGTGTAGCGGTCCCCGCCGTACCCCACCACCCGCGAAGCCGTGCCCGAGCCGCCCTTGAATCCGTAGCAGCGCATGCCCGTACCGCCGCCGACGCATCCTTCCTCGACCGGTCCGGAGGATGCCGCCTCGATGGCGTCCGCCGCGTGGCGGGACTCGACGGCCGTGCCGTGGATGTCGTTGAGGTGGCCGTCCCAGGTCTCGGTGACCACCGGCAGCAGCCACTCGGGCGCCATGTCGCGGCGGTTGGCGCGCACCCACTCGACGACACCTCGGTGCACGGGCCCGACCGCGTACGTGTTGGTGATGAGCACCGGCACGGCGAGCGAACCGCTCTCCTCGATCCAGGCGGTGCCGGTCATCTCACCGTTGCCGTTGAACGAGTGCCAGCCGGCCGAGCACGGCGTGCCCACACCGTCCCTGCCGCGCGGGAGGAGGGCGGTGACTCCGGTGCGTACGTCGTCACCCTCGCAGAGGGTCACATAGCCCACCTCCACTCCGGGAACGTCCGTGATCGCATTCCACGGACCGGTTTCGCCGGTGAGGGGCAGGCCCAACTCGCGTGCCCTCATGCGCTTGTCGTCCACTGGTTCCTCCCGCGTGCCGTCGTCACCGTGCGGGCAGAGGCTACGGGAACACCCGCGGGCAGGAACAGTGCGGACCGGGTGCGCCGCCCGTCAGGCCTTTTCGCTCCGGACCGGCTCGTCGGTGACCTCGCCGTGACTCATCCACGGCCGTGCGAGCAGCACCAGGCAGACGCCCGCCAGTGCGAGGGCGATGAGGATGACGACGGCCATGGGAGTCGCACTGTCCTCGCCGAAGAGGCCCACGAGCGGCGAGGCCACGGCGCCGAACAGGAACTGGAGTCCGCCGATGAGCGCCGAGGCCGCGCCCGGTGCGCTGCGGCCCAGGCTCTGGCCGATGCTCATGGTGGAGGGGAAGATGATCGCGATGCCGGAGATGGCGACGAAGAGGCAGCTCCAGGTGACGGCCAGGTTCTCCCCGGTCACGGCCGGAAGGGCGACCAGGGCCACGGCGCCGATGCCCGAGACGGTGAGCCCCGCGATCAGGAGCGTGTTCAGCCGGACCCGTGCGGAGAGACGCGCGAAGGTGACTCCGGCGATCAGCATGCCCACGGCGTTCGACGCGAAGATCAGCGAGTAGGCGGTGGGCGATACGCCGTGCACGTTCTGGAAGACGAAGCTGGAGCCGCTGATGTAGGCGAACAGGGCCGCCGAGGTGAAGCCGAGCACGAGGACGTAGCCCATGAAGGCGCGGTGCCTGAGCAGCGTGCCCATGGTGCGGAAGGTGCCGCCGAGTCCTCCGCTGTGCCGGCGTTCGGGTGGCAGCGTCTCGGGGACCTTCTTCAGTACGGCGAACATCAGCAGCGCGCCGAGGACGGCGAGGGTGACGAAGACCGCGCGCCAGGTCGAAAGCGACAGGACCGCGCCGCCGATGACCGGCGCGGCGATCGGCGCGATGCCGAGGATCTGCGAGAGCAGCGCGAAGTAGCGGGGTACGTCCGCTCCGCGGAAGCAGTCGGTGATCACCGCGCGGGCGAGCACCATGCCGGCAGCGCCCGCGAAGCCCTGGAGGAAGCGGGCGGCGGTGAGCAGTTCCACGTTCGGTGCGACCGCGCACAGCAGCGAGAAGAGGACGAAGCCCGCCGATCCGGCGAGCAGGAGCCTGCGGCGGCCCCAGCCGTCGCTCAGCGGGCCGATCAGCAGCTGGCCCACGACCATGCCGACGAGGAAGGCGGTCAGTGTGAGCTGTACGGCCGAGCTGCTCGCGTGCAGCGTGGCGCCCATCGAGGGGAATCCGGGCACGTACATGTCGGTGGCGAGCGGGGCCACCGCGGTGAGCGCGCCCAGTACGGCGATCAGGGCGCCGGCCTGCTTGGGGGACACGGGCGGTGCGGACGGCCGCGGGCCGGAGGGGGTCCGGGCAGCCTGGGACACCGCCTCGTCCGAGGCGGGGGAAGGAGATAGCATGGAGTTAAAGGTAGCTGATGGTTCACTGGTTAACAAAGGAGTGCTGGTGCAGTCCCATCCCGATGGTGTCCGCGACGACTGGGTCCGTCACAATCCTGGGCTCGACGCCTCCGCCATGGAGGTCGTGGGCCTCGTCAAGCAGGTGTCCGCGCTCTTCAACCGTGCCCTGGAGCCGGTCTACGAGGGCGCTCCCCTCACCATCCCCGAGGCCGACCTGCTCATTCCGCTCCGCCATGCGACCGAGCCGGCCATCGCCCGCCGGCTGGCCGACAACATGGGGATGTCGCGCGCCGGGGTCAGCAAGACGCTGGCCAAGCTGGAGAAGCGCGGCCACATCGCACGCACGCCGAACCCGGCCGACCGGCGGGCCGCGCTCGTGACGATCACGGAGTCGGGCAAGCAGGCCATCGACCGGATCTTCCCGCGCCAGCTCACCACCGAGGCGGAACTGCTGGCCGGTCTCGGCGAGGACCGGGCGAGGGTGGTGGACGCCCTCGCCCTCCTCGCCGAGGTGATGGAGGACGGGCTGGCGAACGGCGGGCGCGGCCGCGACCTCGGCCTCGGTCTCAGCCAGATCCGCGCGCCCCAGGACATCACGGCCGACCGGGAGTAGCCGCCACGCCGGGGAGTCCCCGCCGCACCACACCAGGAACTCCCCCGCCGCCCGGGGCCCCGCCCGCATCACCCGTTCGGGCCACGCCGGTCGCCGTTCCCCGGCGGCCGTTCGACGATCGGGATTCGGTCGATCGAGGGGAGAGGTCTGTCATGGACCCACAGGACGGTTACGAGTGGCAGGCGCAGCAGACCGGATACGTACCGCCCCAGCATCAGCCCCGGCCCCAGGCCCCCCGCGTGGACGCCGGGCGGCTGTGGGCGGGCGGTGCCATGACCGCCGTCGTGGCCGCGCTCACCGCCGTGGTCGGGCTGTTGCTGATCCGCGGAGTGCTGGGCGTTCCCGTGTTCGCGCCTGAGGGTGACGGGGCGATGGGTGACGCGTCGACGGGTGTGCTGGCCATGGGGGCGACCCTCGCCGCCCTGGTGGCCACCGGCCTGCTGCACGTCCTGATTCTGGCGACGCCGCAGCCGGGCACGTTCTTCGTCTGGATCGTCACCCTCGCCACCGCCGTCATGGTGCTGCTGCCCTTCACCACGTCCGCCGCGCTGGACGCCAAGATCGGTTCGGCCGCGCTGTACCTCGTCATCGGCATCGCGATCGGCTCCCTGCTGTCCGCCGCCGGCCGCAGCGCGATGCGCCGGGAGTACTGAAGGGCTCAGCTCTCCTCGGTGAGCTGCTCGTCGAGTTCGTCGAAGAGCAGCTCGCCGTGGTCGATCTGGCCCGTGCGGTACGCGGATCGGGCGACCAGGTGCGCGGCCACCGGGCCGGTCATCAGCTGGAAGAAGCCGATCAGCGCCAGCGTCGCAAGGTCCATGCCGCTGCGCAGCCGCAGCGCGACCCCGGCCAGCACCAGCAGCATGCCGAGGGACTGCGGTTTGGTCGCTGCGTGGCTGCGGGACAGGACGTCGGGCAGCCGCAGCATGCCGATCACTCCGAGCAGGCAGATCGCCGCGCCGATCAGCAGCAGGACCGCGCCGGCCGTGTCGACGATCTGGAGCCAGAGACTCATGGTGCCTCCTTGTCGGTCCGCCGGTCGCCGTCCGTGTGCGGGTGGGCCGGCGGCCGGTCGCGTACCGCGATGAAGCGCGCGATGCCGACCGATCCGGTGAAGCCGAGGAAGGCCAGCACCAGCATGATCGGGAAGTAGAACGGGTCCCGCGCGAGGGCGGACTTGGCGCCGAGCCCGGCGATGATGAGCGCCGCGCAGACATCCAGCGAGATCGCCCGGTCCAGCATCGAGGGACCGCGCCAGATGCGGAACAGCAGCCCCGCTCCGGCGAGGACGATCAGGACGACGGCCGCGGTCAGCAGTACCCGGTCGACGGTCTCCGGCCCGCTCATGCGCCCTCCTCCCCGTCTTCCGGCCGCTCGCCGGTGTGCGGCGGCGACGGGGGCGGTCCGGCGACGCGGTCGATCTCGTCGCGGGTGCCGAAGGCCCGGACGGTCAGCTCCTCCATGCGCCAGACGGAGCGCCGGGCCGCGACCAGCGCGGCGGGCCGGTCCGCGTCGAGGACGTGCACGAAGACGGTGGCGGTGGCGCGTCGCACCTCGACGACCGATCCGCCCGGCACGTTCGACACCGCGACGGCCGTCGCGGTGAGCATCAGGTCCGAGCGGCAGCGCAGCGGTACGGCGATGACGGCGGCCCGGTGCGGGTGGTCCGCGAAGATCTGCCGGGTGACCCGCACGCCGGAGGTGTACATGTCGTAGAGCAGATACGTGACCAGCCGCAGGATGCCCCAGGGGTGCAGCCGCAGCCCCAGATCGACCGGCGGCAGGGGAAAGGCCAGACAGACGGCCACCGCGACCACGACGCCGGTCAGCACGTTGGCCCAGTTCAGGCTGGACCAGAGCAGCACCCAGATGACGGTGAGCCAGGCGATCAGCGGGAGTTCGAGCACCCGCGGCCGCCGGCTGCCGAACTCGCAGCTGAACGGGGGCAGGTTCTTGTTCCGGTTGGGGAACGTGATCATGCGTTTCACCGGCCGAGCACCGCCTCGATGTAGGGGACCCGCGCGATGAGTTCGGCGGCCGAGCGGTCGGTGTACGAGGTGAGCGGCCCGGCGAACACGGTGAAGGCGAGGCCGAGCGCGACCGTGGCCGCGGTGGCCCAGGTCATCAGATGCGGCAGCTTGGTCGTGGTGGTGACGGCATGGCCGTGGAGGGTGGCCGCGACCGCGCGCCCGGCCGGCTCGTAGCGGGGGCGTACCCCTTCGTCGCCGGTGCCGGGCATCCGGTCGGGGCCCTCGTCGCTGTCGTCGTCGCCGCTGTCGTCGTCCGACTCCAGGACCGTGCCGTCGGCGGCCTGGCCGGGCGGTGCGGCCCGCCAGAACGCGAGGTTCCAGACCTTGGCCATCACGTACAGCGTGAGCAGGCTGGTCGCCGTGGACCCGATGACGAGGATCCAGGCCCAGACGCTGCCGTCGGCGACACCGGCCCGCATGAGTCCGAGCTTGCCGATGAAGCCGGAGAGCGGCGGAATGCCGGCCAGGTTCATCGCGGGTACGAAGAAGAGGACGGCCAGCAGCGGGGCGGCCTTGGCGATGCCGCCGAGCCGGGTCAGCTCGGTGGTGCCGCCCCGGCGTTCGATCAGTCCGGCCACCAGGAACAGCGTGGTCTGGACGGTGATGTGGTGGACGACGTAGACAATGGCGCCGCCGTACGCCTGTCTGGTGGCGAGGCCGATCCCGAAGACCATGTAGCCGATGTGGCTGATGAGGGTGAAGGAGAGCAGCCGCTTCAGGTCGGTCTGTGCGACGGCGCCCAGGATGCCGACGACCATCGAGGCGAGTGCCGCGGCCATCAGCAGGTCGCCGAGCCGGTTGCCGGGGAAGAGCAGGGTCTCGGTGCGCAGCATGCAGTAGACGCCGACCTTGGTGAGCAGTCCGGCGAAGACCGCGGTGACGGGGGCGGGCGCGGTCGGGTAGGAGTCGGGGAGCCAGGCGGCGAGGGGGAAGACGGCGGCCTTGATGGCGAAGACGGTCAGCAGCATCGCCTGGATCAAGGTCTGGACGCCCAGCGGGAGTTGGGCGAGGCGGCCGGCCAGCTGGGCGAAGTTGGCGGTGCCGGTGGCCGCGTACGTCATGGCGATGGCGGTGAGGAAGAGCATCGAGGAGAAGAGGGAGATGATCACGTAGGTGGAGCCCGCCCGGATCCGGGGGCCGGTTCCGCCGAGCGTGAGCAGGACGAAGCTGGCGACCAGCATGATCTCGAAGCCGACGTACAGGTTGACCAGGTCGCCGGCGAGGAAGGTGCAGGAGACCCCGGCGACCAGGATCAGGTAGGCGGGGTGGAAGACGGCGACCGGGGTCTCCTCGTCCCGGTCGGCCATGCCCTGGCCCAGGGAGTAGACGAGGACGCAGAGGGTGACGGCCGAGGAGACGGTCAGCATCAGTCCGGAGAGCCGGTCGGCGACCAGGGTGATGCCGA
This genomic interval from Streptomyces sp. NBC_00464 contains the following:
- a CDS encoding Na+/H+ antiporter subunit D, with the translated sequence MNALVPLPVLLPLCATGLSLAFGTRLKQFQRFISVAVLTAVLGLSAALMIGADTNGPLTVHLGDFAPPLGITLVADRLSGLMLTVSSAVTLCVLVYSLGQGMADRDEETPVAVFHPAYLILVAGVSCTFLAGDLVNLYVGFEIMLVASFVLLTLGGTGPRIRAGSTYVIISLFSSMLFLTAIAMTYAATGTANFAQLAGRLAQLPLGVQTLIQAMLLTVFAIKAAVFPLAAWLPDSYPTAPAPVTAVFAGLLTKVGVYCMLRTETLLFPGNRLGDLLMAAALASMVVGILGAVAQTDLKRLLSFTLISHIGYMVFGIGLATRQAYGGAIVYVVHHITVQTTLFLVAGLIERRGGTTELTRLGGIAKAAPLLAVLFFVPAMNLAGIPPLSGFIGKLGLMRAGVADGSVWAWILVIGSTATSLLTLYVMAKVWNLAFWRAAPPGQAADGTVLESDDDSGDDDSDEGPDRMPGTGDEGVRPRYEPAGRAVAATLHGHAVTTTTKLPHLMTWATAATVALGLAFTVFAGPLTSYTDRSAAELIARVPYIEAVLGR
- a CDS encoding monovalent cation/H+ antiporter complex subunit F; translation: MSGPETVDRVLLTAAVVLIVLAGAGLLFRIWRGPSMLDRAISLDVCAALIIAGLGAKSALARDPFYFPIMLVLAFLGFTGSVGIARFIAVRDRPPAHPHTDGDRRTDKEAP
- a CDS encoding DUF6069 family protein → MDPQDGYEWQAQQTGYVPPQHQPRPQAPRVDAGRLWAGGAMTAVVAALTAVVGLLLIRGVLGVPVFAPEGDGAMGDASTGVLAMGATLAALVATGLLHVLILATPQPGTFFVWIVTLATAVMVLLPFTTSAALDAKIGSAALYLVIGIAIGSLLSAAGRSAMRREY
- the mnhG gene encoding monovalent cation/H(+) antiporter subunit G, which encodes MSLWLQIVDTAGAVLLLIGAAICLLGVIGMLRLPDVLSRSHAATKPQSLGMLLVLAGVALRLRSGMDLATLALIGFFQLMTGPVAAHLVARSAYRTGQIDHGELLFDELDEQLTEES
- a CDS encoding Na+/H+ antiporter subunit E, which encodes MITFPNRNKNLPPFSCEFGSRRPRVLELPLIAWLTVIWVLLWSSLNWANVLTGVVVAVAVCLAFPLPPVDLGLRLHPWGILRLVTYLLYDMYTSGVRVTRQIFADHPHRAAVIAVPLRCRSDLMLTATAVAVSNVPGGSVVEVRRATATVFVHVLDADRPAALVAARRSVWRMEELTVRAFGTRDEIDRVAGPPPSPPHTGERPEDGEEGA